Proteins encoded in a region of the Rutidosis leptorrhynchoides isolate AG116_Rl617_1_P2 chromosome 9, CSIRO_AGI_Rlap_v1, whole genome shotgun sequence genome:
- the LOC139865816 gene encoding uncharacterized protein — MALERPFLVNIYYGGNIEYVNGHVKHHNSTTHFTVVARDKIPYEQFLDLIYKHIGIEKQKCKLKVTMHFEHCGKPMSSPIMSDQTLDLMYFCAEKDEDFFAQVHVEREDIMLEKLTTPSNIGSTENPTPHTNLSESVPVVVPFPLPCDVRSESVKEFGERSSSLNAESDGLQDVSEERSALDVISVSPNTEGIDDEKNIRLGMRFESKLQMKNAVTLWSIAQNKEFKVVESRVNTWAAKCKLADVEKVKCSWCVRGLYKKSYKKWQITK, encoded by the coding sequence ATGGCTTTAGAACGTCCATTTCTTGTGAATATCTATTATGGTGGTAATATTGAATATGTAAATGGACACGTCAAGCATCACAATTCAACTACGCATTTTACGGTTGTGGCAAGAGATAAGATCCCTTATGAACAATTTCTTGATTTGATTTATAAACATATCGGGATCGAAAAACAAAAATGTAAGTTGAAAGTCACTATGCACTTTGAACATTGTGGAAAGCCTATGTCCTCACCCATTATGAGTGATCAAACTTTAGACTTGATGTATTTTTGCGCGGAAAAAGACGAAGATTTTTTTGCTCAAGTTCATGTCGAAAGGGAAGACATTATGCTAGAAAAATTAACTACACCTAGTAATATTGGTTCAACCGAAAACCCGACCCCACACACAAATTTGTCTGAAAGTGTTCCCGTTGTTGTACCGTTTCCTTTGCCTTGTGATGTAAGATCTGAGAGTGTCAAGGAATTTGGTGAACGATCAAGCTCACTTAACGCTGAAAGTGATGGTTTACAAGATGTTAGTGAAGAACGTTCTGCACTTGATGTTATTAGCGTTTCTCCAAATACCGAAGGGATCGATGATGAAAAGAATATTCGGTTAGGAATGCGATTTGAAAGCAAGTTACAGATGAAAAATGCAGTAACATTGTGGTCGATAGCACAAAATAAGGAGTTTAAAGTGGTTGAAAGTAGAGTTAATACATGGGCAGCAAAATGCAAATTAGCCGATGTAGAAAAAGTAAAATGTAGTTGGTGTGTACGCGGTTTATACAAGAAAAGTTATAAGAAATGGCAAATAACAAAATGA
- the LOC139867748 gene encoding uncharacterized protein, translated as MDWNMDYEDKPEDQPEDQPEDQTEDQREDQTDTDYENQTEDQPEDQQPEDQQPENQTEDETDSDYEDETYTCSDGSFDRHYLSYPHSHDSENHLEIGNKIIMPQSALDHLISLQVSYPMTFRIENVFTGHHSHCGVIEFTADEGFVFMPTWMMDNLRLRQGQLVNIKNTCLPKGTYIKIQPHVTKFITLSDHKTLLEKAFRDFACLTTGDTIAVNVEDETYMVNIVETKPNIGISLYETDCEVDFAPPLDYNNKEQPERKKVFLNKQKSGNKSEEKEDMKAFKGVGRRLNEVGAVPIMDDSCCESVDESNRNLKRLKVEDDVVKAEFKPLDEKAKRVDEPGSQVINVAEKDEGFKAFTGKSYRNLLSEYLWHVVVTTYTVRFHNS; from the exons ATGGATTGGAACATGGATTACGAAGATAAACCTGAAGATCAACCTGAAGATCAACCCGAAGATCAAACCGAAGATCAACGTGAAGATCAAACTGACACGGATTACGAAAATCAAACCGAAGATCAACCCGAAGATCAACAACCTGAAGATCAACAACCTGAAAATCAAACTGAAGATGAAACTGACTCGGATTACGAAGATGAAACTTACACTTGTTCCGACGGTTCATTCGATCGTCACTACCTTAGTTACCCACATTCGCACGACTCTGAAAACCATCTTGAAATCGGAAACAAAATCATCATGCCACAATCTGCCCTTGATCACCTTATATCCCTCCAAGTTTCGTACCCAATGACGTTTCGTATCGAAAACGTTTTCACGGGCCACCACTCACATTGTGGCGTTATCGAGTTCACCGCTGACGAAGGTTTTGTGTTTATGCCCACGTGGATGATGGACAACTTGCGATTACGacaaggtcaactagtcaacattaAAAACACTTGTCTTCCTAAAGGAACATACATTAAAATACAGCCCCATGTCACAAAATTTATTACTCTTTCAGATCATAAAACTTTGCTTGAAAAAGCGTTTAGGGATTTCGCATGTCTCACAACGGGCGATACTATTGCGGTTAACGTTGAGGACGAAAcgtatatggttaatatagttgagACTAAACCGAATATTGGGATATCGTTGTATGAGACAGATTGTGAGGTGGACTTTGCTCCACCGTTGGATTATAATAATAAAGAACAACCTGAAAGGAAAAAGGtgtttttgaataaacagaagagtgGTAATAAAAGTGAAGAAAAAGAAGATATGAAAGCGTTTAAAGGCGTTGGTAGGCGACTTAATGAAGTAGGTGCTGTTCCGATAATGGATGATAGTTGTTGTGAATCGGTTGATGAATCGAACAGAAATTTAAAAAGGCTAAAAGTTGAAGACGACGTTGTAAAGGCAGAGTTTAAGCCGTTGGATGAAAAGGCGAAGCGAGTTGATGAACCGGGTTCTCAAGTGATCAATGTGGCGGAAAAAGATGAAGGATTTAAAGCGTTTACCGGGAAGAGTTACCGA AACTTGTTATCGGAGTACTTGTGGCATGTGGTTGTAACAACATATACGGTTAGG TTCCATAATTCTTGA